One genomic segment of Thalassospiraceae bacterium LMO-SO8 includes these proteins:
- a CDS encoding TauD/TfdA family dioxygenase — MSRDYPFQVQPLTGAMGARISGVNLSQDLDAATFAAVSDALNEYLVLVFPGQDLTPAEQSRFSQRFGPAEPHPYGSRAGVNNENPEVIVLETKPGRRGARNDFWHSDISASEQPPALSLLHARIVPEGRGDTLFCNMYRALETLSPAMQDMLRGLDAMHSPDAIRRRNLAEPDTDSPQIPANLASFRHPVVRTHPETGRDALYVNTFFTTNFVDMTMEESRPLLDFLMAHATRPENIYRHRWQEGDLVMWDNRATMHYAVRDYDENMPRRMHRTTAGGDRPFLKGRATAA; from the coding sequence ATGAGCCGCGACTATCCGTTCCAAGTGCAACCCCTGACCGGCGCCATGGGCGCCCGGATTTCCGGCGTCAACCTGTCACAGGATCTCGACGCCGCAACTTTTGCCGCCGTTTCCGACGCTCTGAATGAGTATCTGGTGCTGGTGTTTCCCGGCCAGGACCTGACGCCCGCGGAACAAAGCCGGTTTTCCCAGCGGTTCGGGCCGGCGGAGCCCCATCCCTACGGTTCCCGCGCCGGCGTCAACAACGAGAACCCCGAGGTCATCGTGCTGGAAACCAAGCCGGGCCGCCGGGGGGCCCGCAACGATTTTTGGCATTCCGACATCTCGGCCTCGGAACAGCCGCCGGCGCTGTCGCTGCTGCATGCGCGCATCGTGCCCGAAGGCCGGGGCGATACCCTGTTCTGCAACATGTACCGGGCGCTGGAAACCTTGTCGCCGGCCATGCAGGACATGCTGCGCGGGCTCGACGCCATGCATTCGCCGGACGCCATCCGGCGGCGTAATCTGGCCGAACCGGACACGGATTCACCGCAGATTCCGGCGAACCTAGCCTCGTTCCGCCATCCGGTGGTGCGCACCCATCCGGAAACGGGGCGCGACGCGCTCTACGTCAATACCTTCTTCACCACGAACTTCGTGGACATGACCATGGAGGAAAGCCGGCCGTTGCTGGACTTCCTGATGGCCCATGCGACGCGGCCGGAAAATATCTACCGCCACCGCTGGCAGGAAGGCGATCTGGTGATGTGGGACAACCGCGCGACCATGCATTACGCCGTGCGCGATTACGACGAAAACATGCCCCGGCGGATGCACCGTACCACGGCGGGCGGCGACCGGCCGTTCCTGAAGGGCCGGGCGACGGCGGCCTGA